Within the Miscanthus floridulus cultivar M001 chromosome 2, ASM1932011v1, whole genome shotgun sequence genome, the region AGCTCATATGGCATTGCTGAAAGAGCCACCAAATTTGGCTGGAATATCTGTAACAGGGTGCTTTTTAGGAGGACGAGTTTATAGGCTTTTGTTGTTTACTTACCATGTCATCAAAGGGATCAATATGGTTCAGGTCAGCTATAGTTCTTTCTGGTAGCTGAATGTCTTGGACCGAAAGTGGAAGTGCCTCTTCTTCTGGTGCAGGTTGTTCGATGTAGACTGGTGTATCTTTGAACCTGATGATAGAAAGCATATTAGTACAAGCGCTCAGGCATTTTTATTGTTTTTTTCTATTTGGCCTGATGTCCATTTGGCTATACCTGGAGTGATAAGCACAGGCATCTGGAATGGTAGGGTTGAAATAGTAAGTGCAAGCTGAGCTTCCAGTTAGGCATGTTTGATCTGCAGCAGCAAGGAATAAAATGGTTTGTAGTTCATGTATTTTAAAGCTATGCTAGTCTTCaatgtatatgtaaatatattcAGAAATGTTGAGACCAATCTTGAAAAGAAGGCTGTACCATTGTTTTTGAAATCTTCACGCGGTATACAACCAACGACAAGGCAAACAATAAGATTACCAGCTGCAGCATCGTATATGCTGTCGATACTAAAATTTGTGGCATGTTCACCCCATAGGGTAATCTTCATAGTATTTTCGCTGCATCAAAGTCGACTATCAGGCAATAGGATAGAAGCAATGTTATCTAAGTTATTGTACGGTAGGCGATATATACCTTAAATCTTTAATGTAGATTTCTCTTAGTGTTTTAGCCTTTTCCATGTTCTTAGGAACAAATGTGTGAGCTGCTTCATACCTAATGAGATATCCAAGGACATCTGGTAAAAAGATTgatgcaactttattagttagcagatctatatagTATGTCTAAGATAAATCTATGTAGAAACGATAATTGATCAAATAGGTCACCTGTCAGGTTGAATACGACCCGCGCTGGTCTAACGGCTCGTAATGGAGTGATTCTGTAAACGTACTCTGGAATTGAGTGTGGAGGATTCCGAACAAGCTCAACTGTTGTGTAGTCTGTAATATCTATCATGAGGTTCTTGTCAACTGGTCTGTAGCTTTTTTTGGCATTTTGGACGACGAATTTCTTAACAATATAAACTTTGCCAACATTGAAAAGATATGCTTTGCCATCGATGAGGTCATCTGAAATTTCAGCATATATGGCATTTCCCTGTCATTGTAGGTACTAAGCTGATTAGATTGCATGTCAATGTGTAGGAGCCACTGTTTCTGATGATTGTAAAAATGTGATTGCTGTGTTTAACACAAAGATAGTATTGCTTTATTTTGTAAAGAATCAGTATCAGTACCTTTGCGTCCGCCACAACCATCCCAATGTATTGAGGTGGACCCTGTCCATTGTTTTCGTAGTGAATCCACTTCCTCacgactcgaacaacaatgccaTGTGAATGGCGTCCTTTTTCTAGCTTGTCTAGAAAGACTGGTTCCTGCATGATGGATCTGACACACAAAGAGCAGCAATTTATAAAGCTATTTATGTGTACACATATTGTGAGGAGAAACCAGATGCACTGAGGCACAGTGGTGCAAGATGTAGAGCCAGGGATGCAAATCATGAGCACCAAAAGTTAGTTTTTTTTCGCTGGTGTTTACATAGAAAGGTACAACTGCATGGTGCTACTACACACCGATGCATATGGTCAGTGCTGATTAAGCCAAAGCACATAGGCATGGTTTTCCAAAGCAAATACATACATGTACAGTGACCTATAGCCTCATTTGTGTACTACATAAGACTATACCGGTAAATATTAGTAGGACCAAATGTGGGGATACTGATGAGACGTAGGCATGAAGGCCATTTTAGGTACGAAGTAAGTATAGAATGACTGTGCATTTAGTAGCTAAGGTAGATGCTGAAGAACTTCCTTGTATACAATGTTTCTTGTCTCACTGGAAGGATTGCCATCATCATCTTCTATGTAGATTCTGAGACCTTGTTTTGTCGTTACTCGCGAAACAGCTACATAGAGCTGACCATGTGTGAAGACTGGTTTTTTGAGGTAGATGCCAACAGTTGATAATGTTTGTCCCTGACTTTTATTGATTGTCATGGCATAGCAAACTCTTATAGGATATTGGCGTCGCTGTAGAACAAATGGCCACTTGTTACTTTTGAGAGACAGAGTAATTCGTGGAATTGCAAATGTTTGATTTGCATGGCGGCCATTCATAATTTTGGCCTCAATTGTCCATTCTCCTATAGAGGTTACAGTCAGCCTTGTACCATTGCAAAGGCCTGCTCTTTGATTGAGATTACGCAACAGCATTATAGGAACTCCTTGTTTGAGTACAATTCGATGCTGTGGGAAGTTATTACCATTAATTGAGTTAAGGAACTCAATAGGATATAGAAGATCATATGCTTCATGTTGAGCAGTGGCTTTGGCGATAGTATCCGAACTGAGGTATTCTTTTTCTCTGCCGTGAACTAAGGGAACCATGTACTGATTTATTGTATATGCGAGTTCATTTGTTGGAGCTAGTATGGCCCTTTGAGAAAGGTACAGAGGGTCTCTGTACCTGGTTTCAAAGTTAGGATATACTGACTGTACAATGGCTGCAAGTTTATCCTCACCAGGCACTATGAGCAGTTCTTCAGGTATTGTAATCCAGCTTGTTTCATCTTCTCCATCCTTTGAAAAGGAGGGTGTTTTACCTTCGCCAATATCTAATATCCATCTGCTGAACAGGGCGACCTCCTGCTGTTGGCGAGCATCATTTGGCGAACACACCAATCGCATGTTCTGATTTAAGCTGAGCACCTCTACATGAGCCCACAAGCGTGAGGTGATTATAGCAGCACTGATGACGTCTTGTTTTGTACCTCCTTCAACTACAGGTAAGATCTGCCTGAGGTCCCCTCCCAGCACGACCACCTTACCACCAAACGGAATATTTGCAGCGTCAGGTTTTTTTACTCTTTCTATGTCACGTAGTGTGCGGTCTAATGCTTCAAAACATTTTCTATTAGCCATAAGGGCTTCGTCCCAAATAATAAGGCTTGTAAGTTCAATAAGCTCTGAAAGCATGGTGCCCCTGCTAACATCACAGATCATATCATCCTCTACTTCACAAGGTATTCTGAATCTTGAATGAGCAGTCCGTCCCCCTGGCAAGAGCAGCGCCGCTACTCCGGACGATGCCACAGTAAGAACAATTTTTTTTTGTCCTCTGAGATAGTTTACTATTCGATTCCATAAATATGTTTTACCAGTTCCCCCATAtcctgaaacaaaaaaaaaaaccggGCTCATTCTGTTGCACTCTGCGGACTATTTTATAGAAGGCATTTCTTTGATCTTCATTAAGGA harbors:
- the LOC136537203 gene encoding uncharacterized protein, which encodes MIDITDYTTVELVRNPPHSIPEYVYRITPLRAVRPARVVFNLTDVLGYLIRYEAAHTFVPKNMEKAKTLREIYIKDLSENTMKITLWGEHATNFSIDSIYDAAAGNLIVCLVVGCIPREDFKNNDQTCLTGSSACTYYFNPTIPDACAYHSRFKDTPVYIEQPAPEEEALPLSVQDIQLPERTIADLNHIDPFDDMERGPYKVAVTIVSITNTTNWWYMSCKPCKKRADQQLDGTYRCPKCGGTTTVPRYLLSFIAKDNTDEARFFAYDDEATKIIQKECQALVNPLHIKEGLPQF